The genomic region GTCCCCTGCGACGTTTCTGACCAGCCTCGGCTCGCGGTCGGCCAGGAGTTGACCGGCCCGCGTCGGACCGCCGGCACGTCCCGGCCTCTCGGCGCTCCGGGGTGACCAGCCCGCCTTGGCGCCATCACAGGAGGCTTGACACGGAGAGCGGGCGCGGCGAGAATGCCGGCCACATGAAGGTGCTCGTCGCGCCCCGCGTAAGCTCGGTCCTGCTCCTGACCTAGGCGCGCGCCGCACCCGGCGCGCGCCAGAGCCTCTCCTGTTGCCCGGAGAGGCTTTTTTGTTTTTCGCGGCTCGAAAGGAGGCTCCCGTGGCCCCGAAGCTCGGCTCCCCGGCATCGATGCCCTTCGCCCGCTATCGGCCCTTCGCTCCCATCCCGCTGCCCGACCGGACGTGGCCGGACCGGGTGATCACCCGGGCCCCGCGGTGGTGCAGCGTCGACCTGCGCGACGGCAACCAGGCGCTGATCGACCCCATGGACCCGCCCCGCAAGCGACGCATGTTCGACCTGCTCGTGCGCTGCGGGTTCAAGGAGATCGAGGTGGGGTTCCCGGCGGCGTCCCAGCCCGACTTCGACTTCGTCCGGCAGCTCGTCGAGGAGGATCTGATCCCCGAGGACGTGACGATCCAGGTGCTCACTCAAGCCCGGCCGGAGCTCATCGAGCGCACCTTCCAGTCGCTGCGGGGAGCGCCGCGGGCGGTGGTCCACCTCTACAACTCGACATCCACCCTGCAGCGCCGCGTGGTCTTCGGGCTGGACCGCGCCGGCATCGTCGACATCGCCGTGCGGGGCGCTCGGCTCTGCCGGGATCTGAGCCGGACCATCCCCGAGTGCGACGTGTACTACCAGTACTCGCCCGAGAGCTTCACCGCCACCGAGCTCGATTTCGCCATCGAGATCTGCGAGGCGGTCAGGGAGGTGTGGGCGCCGACGGCGGCCCGTCCGATCATCTTGAATCTGCCCGCCACCGTCGAGATGGCCACCCCCAACGTGTACGCCGATCAGGTCGAATGGTTCCTGCGCCACGTCCGGGCCCGTGACACCATCGTGCTGTCGCTCCACCCCCACAACGACCGCGGCACCGCGGTGGCGGCCGCCGAGCTCGCGGTCATGGCCGGCGCCGACCGCGTGGAGGGCACGCTGTTCGGCAACGGGGAGCGCACCGGCAACGTCGACCTCGTCACCCTCGCGCTGAACCTCTTCAGCCAGGGGGTCGATCCGGCCCTCGATTTCTCGGACATCGACGCGGCGCGCCGCACCGTCGAGCACGTGAACCGCCTGCCCGTCCATCCGCGCCACCCCTACGCCGGCGACCTCGTCTATACCGCCTTCTCCGGCTCGCATCAGGACGCCATCAAGAAGGGTTTCGAGGCCCTGGGCAAGGTCTACGACGTCTGGGGAGTCCCCTACCTGCCCATCGACCCGCATCACGTGGGGCGGAGCTACGAGGCGGTGATCCGGGTCAACAGCCAGTCGGGCAAGGGGGGCGTGGCGTACATCATGAAGTTCGAGCACGGCCTCGACCTGCCGCGCCGGCTGCAGGTCGAGTTCTCGGCGGTCATCCAGCGCCTGGCCGAGGCGACGGGGACCGAGGTCACCGCCGACCGGATCTGGTCGACGTTCGAGTCGACCTATCTCACGCCGGCCCGGCCGCTGGCGCTGATCGGGCACGCCGTGGCCCCGGCGGCGGGCCAGCCGGGTCGGATCCTGCTCGAGGCCCGGCTCCGCCTGGAGGAGGGCGAGCGCACGGTACGCGGTCAGGGCGGCGACCCCGTCACGGCCCTGGCCGACGCGCTGCGGCGAGACGGTGGCCTGGCCGTGGAGGCCCTGGATTACCACCAGCACCTGGTGGGCGAAGGCCCCGGCGCCGCCGCCGTCGTCTACGTCGAGGCTCGAGTCGGCGGGGATCGAGTCCGGTGGGGTGTCGGGCTCGATCCCGACCTCGTCACGGCCTCGCTCCGCGCGGTGGTGAGCGCCGTGAACCGCGTCTGACGGCGCGGCGGCTCGCCTGCCGGCTGGTGCTCCCCGCTCCGGCTGGGCTATGCTGGCCGGCAGCCGGGGCCGCGCCTTGGCGCGACGTGAAGGCCGCGAGAAGAAAGGACACGGGCGATGAAGGTCACGCGCATCCAGGCGACCAGTCATCGAGTTCCGATCACCGTCCCGCTCTTGTCCGAGCCGATTCACCGGGAATTCGTGTTCGTGCGGCTGCAGACCGACAGCGGGGCGACCGGCTACGGGCTCACCGGGCCCGTCCAGCGATCGGGGGTCCGCGAATTCATCAACAAGGAGATCGCGCCACTGCTGGCGGGGGCCGATCCGCTCGCGACCGAACGGATCTGGCACGACCTGTTTTACCGGCTGAATCCTCGCGTGCAGACCGGCGTGTGGTCGTCCGGGGTCAGCGCGGTGGACATCGCCCTCTGGGATCTCAAGGGCAAGCTGCTCGGGCAGCCTGTGTGGCGGCTGCTGGGCGGCTATAACCGCACCGTCGAAGCCTATGTGACGTTCGGGCTCGCCGAGTACGATCGCGATCAGCTCGTCGAGGCGGCCAAGCTGTTCGTGAAGCAGGGGCACGACAAGCTCAAGATGGTAGTGGGGGCCGGACCGCGCAAGGACCCTGTCGAGGACGCCGCGCGGGTTCGGATGGTCCGGGAGGCGGTCGGGGAGCGCGTGGACCTGATGGTCGACGCCAACTACATGCTCTCCTTCCCGCAGGCCCGGGACCTGTGTCACCGCATCGAACCCTATCGGATCACCTGGTTCGAAGAGCCGGTCTACGGAAACGACGCCCGGCTCCTGGCGAGCCTCCGCCGGCAAACCCGAATCCCGATTGCCGCCGGCCAGAACGAAGGGCACAAGTGGCGACACCGCGAGCTGCTGGTGAACGAGGCGATCGACATCGCGCAGCCCAACGTGGTGTGGGTCGGCGGCTACACCGAGGCCGTGAAAGTCGCGGCCATGGCCCAGAGCTTCAACGTGCCCATCGCCAACGGCGGGGGATGGCCGCATCACAACATGCATTTGATCGCCGGCGTCGCCAACGGATGGCGCGTCGAGTTCCACCTGTTGATGTGGCTGACGGGGGAGATGATCTATCGCCATGCGCCGAGCCCGGCGGACGGCATGGTGACGTTGACCGAGCAGCCGGGATTGGGCCTCGAACCGCAGGAGGAAGTCCTGAGGGACACCGAGGAGCGGTGAGGATGGAGAGCCGTCCGGGCCCGGCCGCAGCGGCGGAGCAGGCGCCCATGCCATGCAGCCATGCCACTGCCGGGAGCCGTCACGGGCGGGAGATGAGGAGCGGAGGCCGTACCACGGCCGGAGGACGCGCGATGAGACGGTGGGCTACTCTGGGCATGACGTTGATCGTGGCCGTGAGTCTCGTGACGCTCGTCGCGACCGGGAGCAACGGCGCCACGATGGGGGTACGACTCGGCCACGGCATGGGACCGAACCACCACATCAACAAGGCCGCATTCCGCTTCAAGGAGGTGGTCGAGAGTCGGAGTAGCGGAGCCATCAAGGTCGAGCTGTTCCCTGGACAGGTGATGGGCAACGACGAAGAAATGCTGGTGGCGACGACTCTCGGGACCCTCGACGTCGTGATGGCGCCGGCCGGGGCCTGGGGCATCCTCCAGCCCGAGTTCCAGCTCTTCTCGCTGGTGTACATGTTCCGGGACGCGGAGCACGCCGAGAAGGTGTTCCGCGGACCGATGATCACCGACCTCTCGGGCAAGCTGGTCGCGAACAAGAGCATTCGGATTCTGGCCCCGTTCTTCTACTACGGGAAGCGACAGCTGACGGCAAACAAGCCGATCCGGCGGCCGGAAGACCTCAAAGGCCTGACGATCCGGGTCCCGAACGTCCGGGTGCACCAGGAGGGCGTGGCCGCCCTCGGTGGCCAGGCCACGCCGCTCAACTTCCCGGAAGTGTATCTGGCCCTCAAGCAGGGCGTGATGGACGGGCAGGAGAATCCCGCCTCGCAGATCCTGGACGGCAAGCTCTACGAGGTGCAGAAGTACCTGATGCTCACGGAGCACATCATCACGAACTTCGTGATGGGCGCGAACGAGGCGAGCTTCAAGCGGCTGAGCCCCGACCAGCAGAAGATCTTCGTCGAGGCGGCGAAGGAGGCGGAGGCCTATAACAACGAGCTCGCCTTCAAGGAAGAGAAGACCGCGGTGGAGGCGCTGGCGAAGAACGGGATGACGGTCATCACCCCGGACAAGCCCGCGTTCATCAAGGTGACCGAGCCGGTCCGGCTCAAATACGCCAAGGACTTCGTCGAGGTATACCGGCGGATTCAGGACACCAAGTAGGAGGGCGGATCCTCTCGCGGACGCGCGCTCGTGCGACGGGCATTCTCGGCTCTCGGCCGGAACTGCGAAGACGTGCTGGGTGCCGTCTGTCTGGTGACGATCGGGCTGACGGTCCTGGTCCAGATCGTCTCCCGGTATCTGCTGCGGGACCCGGTCAAGTGGAGCGATGAGCTGGGCCGGGTCCTCCTGGCCTGGCTGACTTTTCTGGGCGCGAGCGCGGTCCTGCGGGCGGGCGGCCATCCCCGGACGGCGGTCGTGCGAGATTGGTTCGGGCCGCGGGGGCGCCGGATGTTCGACAGGTTCGCCATGTTGTGTTGGGTCGTGTTGCTCGCGTACGGGACCTACTACGGGTTCGTTCTCGTCTCCAAACTGACGACCATCAAGCTGGTGACGCTCAATGCATCGTGGGCGTGGTGGTACGCCGCCTTTCCGATCGGCACGGCGTTCATGCTGATGCGAATCGTGGAGAGAGTGGCGCGCGGCAAGGGTCTCGACGATTGATGGAGACGCATGCGGCGCTGCTGTTCGGCGTGTTCTTCCTGCTGGTGGCCCTCAGCGTCCCCATCGGGGTGTCGCTGGGGGCCGCCGCGCTCGTGTATCTCTTCGTGAATCAGGAAGCGATCATCAGTCTCGCCCAGCGGGCGGTGATCGGCACCAACTCGTTCCTGCTCGTCGCGGTGCCGTTCTTCGTCCTGGCGGGAAACCTGATGAACACGGGGGGCATCACGCGGCGTCTCTTCCGGTTCGCGTCGGCCCTGGTGGGGCGGCTGCCGGGGGGATTGGGGCACGCCAACGTGGTGGCCAACGTCATCATGGCCGGGATGTCGGGATCGGCGGTCGCCGATGCCGCCGGGCTGGGCACGGTCCAGATCCCCGCGATGAAGGAAGCTGGCTACGACGAGGACTTCAGCACCGGATTGACGGTGGCGGCGGCCACGATCGGCCCCATCATTCCGCCGAGCATCAACATGGTGGTGTACGCGTTCCTGGCCGAAGTCTCGATCGGGCGCATGTTTCTGGGCGGCTTCGTGCCCGGGGTGTTCATGGCCGTGTCGCTGATGGCGATAGTCTACATGTACGCCGTGCGCCGGCGCTATCCGAAGGGGCCCCGGATGGGGATCCGCGAGATCGCGACCGCCTCCCTGGAGGCGGTTCCGGCCTTGCTGACCCCGGTCCTCCTGCTGGGTGGCATGTTCATCGGCGTCTTCACGCCGACCGAGGCCGCGGTCGTCGCGTCGGTCTACGCGCTGCTCCTGGGTTGGCTGTGGTACCGCTCCATCGACCTGCGGGGGTTCTACGCGGCGTGCGTGGGGAGCCTGCGCATAACCGCGACGACCATGTTCATCATGGCGATGGCGTCGGTGTTCGCGTGGGCGCTGGCCCGGGAGCAGATCCCGCAGGCGGCTGCCGGGTTCGTCTTCTCGATCACCGAGAACAAGGTCCTGGTACTGCTGATGGTGAACATCGTCTTGCTGATCGCGGGGTGCGTCCTCGACGCCGTGTCGGCGCTGATCATCCTCATGCCGATCCTGCTCCCGATCCAGAAGCAGCTCGGGGTCGATCCGATCCATTACGGCGTGATGGTCGTGTTCAACATCACGTTGGGGAACATCACGCCGCCGGTGGGCATGTGCCTGTACGTCGGCAGCGCCGTGGCCCAGATCTCACTCGACCGCGTCGTGCGCGCCACGCTGCCGTTTCTGGTGCCGTTGCTGATCGTGCTTGCCATCATCACCTACGTCCCGCAGACGGTGTTGTTGCTGCCCAACGCGGTCATGGGCGTGGGGCGGTAGAAAGGAAGGAGACGGATGAGCCGGATCGTGGACCTCAGTTATCCGATCGAGCCGCACTGGCGGCACACGTTCTTCAACGAGCTGATCGTGCACGAGAACTTCGAGTACAAGGAGGGCGACTACGGCCGGTACTGGCATGACGCCTACATCCACATCAACAGCCACGCCTTCACCCACCTCGATGCGCCCCTGCATTTCACCCCCGGGGCCAAATCTCTGGACCAGATGCCCCTGGAAACCTGGGCCGGCCGGGCGGTGATCGTCGATCTGAGCTACAAGAAGGACGACGAGGGGATCACGGCCGAGGACCTGGAGAAGCAAGGGCAGAAGATCCAGCGGGGCGACATCGCGATCATGATGACGCGGTTCGACGAGCGGTGCTCGATCAAGGAACGCCGGTTCTGGCAGCACTTTCCGTACATGGAGCGATCGGCCTGCGAGTGGCTCGTCGGGCGGGGCATCAAGGCCTACGGCGTCGACTTCCCGCCGGACTACTCTACCCGGTACTTCGTGAGCGAGAAGCCGGAGCGAGCGATCCCCGACCAGGAGGAGTTCACGACGCACTTCGCCTTCCTGCCGCGCGAGATCGGGATCATCGAGTACCTGTGCAATCTGGGCGCCCTGCGGCGGGACGTGGTGCAACTCTATGCGCTGCCGCTCAAGATCATCGGACTGGACGGCTGTCCGGCGCGGGTGATCGCGGTCGAGGACTGATGGGCCTGGGACGACGCGTCGGGGACGTCGCACGGGGCTCGAGAGGAGTGACATGATGCCAGCGGGCGAGGAACGCAAAGTCGAGTTCTACAGCTCCGGTCTTCGCCTGCGGGGAGTTCTCTATCTGCCAGCCGGCGCGGACTCGCGACTGCCGCTGCCTGGCGTGGTCCTCTGTAACGGCTTCACCACCGTGAAAGAGCTCTACCTGCCGCCACTGGCGCGCGCCCTGGCGGCCGCGGGATTCGCGGCGCTGGCGTTCGATTACCGCGGTTTCGGAGAGAGCGAAGGGCCGGCGGGACGGCTGATTCCGACCGAGGAAGTCGAGGATGCCCGGAACGCGATCACGTTCCTGCAGAGTCAGCCCGAGATCGACGGCGCGCGCATCGGGCTCTTCGGAACGAGCTTCGGGGGGGGAATCGCGATTGCCGCGGGCGCGGCGGACCGGCGGGCGCGAGCGATCGTCAGCAACGTGCCGGTCTGCCACGGCGAGCGGTGGCTCCGAGGGATGCGGCCCTACTGGGACTGGGTGGAGTTTCGCCGCCAGCTCCAGGCGGACCGGATGGGCCGGGTCCTGACCGGGAAATCCCGGATGGTCGACCGGGCCGTCATTGCCCCGCCCGATCCGGCCGCCCGGCGGACCCACGATCGACAGCCGCCTCGCCCGCAGTTGCTGCTGGAGTCCGGCGAAGCCATCATCGAGTTCAAGCCCGAAGAGATCGTCGAGCGCCTCAGCCCGCGCCCGCTGCTCATGATCGTCGCCGCCGACGACACGCGGGTGCCGCCGGAGGTCAGCTTACCGACGTTCGAGCGCGCCAAGGAGCCGAAGTCGCTGACGGTCCTGGAGGGCATCGAGCACCACGAGGTGTATGAGCCCCCGGCGCGAGACCGCCTTCTCGGAGTGCTCGTGCCCTGGCTGAAGACCCATCTCGAAGCGAGGGATCCGCCCGACAACTCCCTCGCCTTTCACGTAGGACTGGCCAGCCGGCCGGAAAACCCGTAGACTCTCCCCGAGAGGCCCTTCAGGAGGATCAGCCATGCCGGTCCGCGCCCTGCTCCATTACGCGCTCGAGGTCCCCGATCAGACCGTCGGGGAGAAGTTCTATCGCCATTTCGGCCTCATCGACGAGCCCCGGCGGGATAGCGCGGTGCACCTGCGTCCGGCCCCCCTCAAGCGCGAGTGCACTCTCCTCTACGCGGGCCCGAAGAAGCGCCTTCACCACCTCGCGTTCGGGGCCCCCGGGGACGACTTCGAGGCGGTGCGGGAATCCATCCGGCGGGCGGGGGTTCGCGAGGTCGATCCGCCCCCGGGCGCGCCGGAAGGCGGTCTGTGGATCCGGGACCCCGACGGCCACGCCGTGAACGTCCGCCCCGAGGGGCGCCAGGAGCCGCCGGCCGACCCGCCCCCGGCCGTCAACACCCCGGGTCACATCCGGCGGGAGACGGTGCGCGGGTGTCCGGAGCGGACGCTTCCGATCGCGCCCCGCAAGCTCGGCCACGTGCTGTTCTTCACGCCGGATCTCGATCGGCAGATCGACTTCTACAGCCGGGTCCTCGGGCTCAAGCTGAGCGACCGGGTGAAGAGCTTCGTGGCGTTCCTCCGCTGCAGCACCGACCACCACAATCTCGCGTTCCTGGCCTCCAGAGGCCCGGGCTTCCATCACGCCTCGTTCCAGGTGGGTTCGATCGACGAGATCGCGCTCGGCGCCGCGCGCATGCGCGACGCCGGATGGCAGCAGGGATGGGGGCTCGGCCGCCACGTGATCGGGTCGAACTACTTCTACTACACGCGGGACCCCTGGGGGAGCTTCGCCGAGTACTACCACGATCTCGACTACATCCCCGAACAGTGCGCCTGGGTCCCCCGCGACTTCCCGGAAGAGGATTCGCTGTACGTCTGGGGGCCGCCGCCGCCTCCGGAGTTCATCGAGAACACCGAGCTCGTCTGAGCGTCGGAGGGGCCGTCGCGGCCTCCTCCCAAGTCGGAGGCGACAGTGCTCCCACGTGTCCTCGTCGCGACCCTCTTCGGCGCCGTCGCCGCGGTCTTGAGCGTCCTGCTCGTCGGCCCGGGTCTCGCCCAGGGTCCGATCCGGATCGGCGCGTCGCTGTCCATGACCGGCACCTACGCCCAGCCGGCCAACTTTCAGCGCGAGGGATACCTCCTCTGCGAAAAGGAGCTCAACGGCCAGGGCGGCCTCCTCGGCCGCAAGATCCAGTTCGTGCTCTACGATGACCAGTCCCAGCCGGCGACGGCCGTGCGCCTCTACGAGCGGCTGATCACCGAGGACAAGGTCGACGTGGTCATGGGCCCGTACTCGTCACCTGTCACCGAGGCGGTCGCCAACGTGACCGAGAAGTACCAGAAGATCATGGTCTCGCCGCTGGCCGCGACCACCTCCATCTTCCGGAAGGGGCGGAAGTACATCGTCATGGTCATCTCGCCGGCCGAGGTCTATCTGGAGGGGCTGCTCGACCTGGCCGCGAAGAGCGGGTTCCGGACGGTCGCGCTCCTCAACGAGGACACGCTCTTTCCCAAGGCGACGGTGCTGGGGACGGTCGAGCTGGCCCGGCAAAAAGGACTCCAGGTCGTCTTCCAGGAGGCGTATCCGAAGGGCAACACCGAGTTCTCCGCGCTCCTGGTGAAGGTGAAGGCCGCCCAGCCGGACGTCATCGGCGCCGCGACCTACTTCGACGACGCGGTGGCGCTCACCCGCCAGATGAAGGAGCTGGACGTCAACCCCAAGATGTTCGGCGTCACGGTCGGCGGCGACCTTCCCCGCTTCGGGGAGCTCCTCGGCAAGAACGCCGAGTTCGTGTACAGCGCCTCCCAGTGGGAGCCGACGCTGCCCCATCCGGGGGCCCGGGAGTTCAGCGAGCGATATCAGAAGGAGTACGGCCACGAGCCCTCCTATCACTCGGCCGCCGGCTACGCGGGATGTCTGATCTTCGCCGAGGCGGTGAAGCGGGCGGGAAGCCTCGACACCGAGCGGGTCCGCAAGGCGCTCCTCGAGCTCAGGACCACGACGGTCTTCGGTGAGTACGCGGTGGACGCGGACGGCTTCCAGACTGCGCACAAGATGGTCACGCTCCAGTGGCAGGAGGGGAAGCGCACCGTCGTGTGGCCCGAGAGCGTCGCCGGCGCCAAAGCACGGATCCCGACGCCGCCGTGGTCGCGGCGGTGACCCGAGCCGGCCTCCTCGTCCGGGCGGCCGCGGTCCTGGGGCTGGCGTGGTGCGCCGGGCCGGGGGCGGCCCAGCCGCCGGGGCAGGGGCACGGCGCCGAGGCGCGCGACATGGCGCTGGTGGGGCACCACGACCTCCAGGCGCGCTCCGCCTACCAGCCGATCGTGCACCAGCACGGGGGACGCTGGATCGCCTACATCGGCCATCACGGCGGGACCGAGAAGGCGCCCAAGCCGCTCAATCCGTTGACGCGCGCCGAAGAGCCCAACGGCACGTCCATCCTGGACGTGACCGACCCGCGCCGCCCGCGCTACCTCGCCCACCTGCCGGGCGAGCCGGGGCTCGGGGAAAACGGCGGCGCCCAGATGGTCCGAGTGTGTGACGGCAAGACGCTGCCGAAGGGTGATCGCGATCGCGTCTACCTCCTCCGCACGTTCGGCAACTCGGCCCACGAGGTGTGGGACGTCACCGAGCCCGCCCGCCCGCGGCCGGTCAGCCGCCTGTCGGGGCTCAAGGGCACGCACAAGAACTGGTGGGAGTGCGACACCGGCATCGCCTACCTGGTCTCCGGGGTGGACGGGTGGCGGACGCGCCGCATGACCCAGATCTACGACCTGAGCGACCCGACGAAGCCCGTCTTCATCCGGAACTTCGGGCTGCCCGGTCAGGAGCCGACCGCGACCGGATCGGTGCCGACCGAGCTGCACGGGGCGATCTCGACCGGGCCGGCCGGGAACCGCGTCTACTTCGGCTACGGCACGAACAAGGCCGGCGTCCTCCAGATCGTCGACCGCCGGAAGCTGCTGACTGGCCCGCCCGCGCCGACGCCGGCCAACCTCCTCTTCCCGCAAGTCGGCCGGCTCGATCTGCCGCCGTGGATCGGGGCTCACACCGTCTTCCCGGTGCTGGGCATGGAGCTGGCGGAGTTCGCCGGGGACAAGGCAGGGCGCCGCCGCGATTTCGTCGTCATCAGCAA from Candidatus Methylomirabilota bacterium harbors:
- the leuA gene encoding 2-isopropylmalate synthase, coding for MPFARYRPFAPIPLPDRTWPDRVITRAPRWCSVDLRDGNQALIDPMDPPRKRRMFDLLVRCGFKEIEVGFPAASQPDFDFVRQLVEEDLIPEDVTIQVLTQARPELIERTFQSLRGAPRAVVHLYNSTSTLQRRVVFGLDRAGIVDIAVRGARLCRDLSRTIPECDVYYQYSPESFTATELDFAIEICEAVREVWAPTAARPIILNLPATVEMATPNVYADQVEWFLRHVRARDTIVLSLHPHNDRGTAVAAAELAVMAGADRVEGTLFGNGERTGNVDLVTLALNLFSQGVDPALDFSDIDAARRTVEHVNRLPVHPRHPYAGDLVYTAFSGSHQDAIKKGFEALGKVYDVWGVPYLPIDPHHVGRSYEAVIRVNSQSGKGGVAYIMKFEHGLDLPRRLQVEFSAVIQRLAEATGTEVTADRIWSTFESTYLTPARPLALIGHAVAPAAGQPGRILLEARLRLEEGERTVRGQGGDPVTALADALRRDGGLAVEALDYHQHLVGEGPGAAAVVYVEARVGGDRVRWGVGLDPDLVTASLRAVVSAVNRV
- a CDS encoding mandelate racemase/muconate lactonizing enzyme family protein, yielding MKVTRIQATSHRVPITVPLLSEPIHREFVFVRLQTDSGATGYGLTGPVQRSGVREFINKEIAPLLAGADPLATERIWHDLFYRLNPRVQTGVWSSGVSAVDIALWDLKGKLLGQPVWRLLGGYNRTVEAYVTFGLAEYDRDQLVEAAKLFVKQGHDKLKMVVGAGPRKDPVEDAARVRMVREAVGERVDLMVDANYMLSFPQARDLCHRIEPYRITWFEEPVYGNDARLLASLRRQTRIPIAAGQNEGHKWRHRELLVNEAIDIAQPNVVWVGGYTEAVKVAAMAQSFNVPIANGGGWPHHNMHLIAGVANGWRVEFHLLMWLTGEMIYRHAPSPADGMVTLTEQPGLGLEPQEEVLRDTEER
- a CDS encoding TRAP transporter substrate-binding protein, yielding MRRWATLGMTLIVAVSLVTLVATGSNGATMGVRLGHGMGPNHHINKAAFRFKEVVESRSSGAIKVELFPGQVMGNDEEMLVATTLGTLDVVMAPAGAWGILQPEFQLFSLVYMFRDAEHAEKVFRGPMITDLSGKLVANKSIRILAPFFYYGKRQLTANKPIRRPEDLKGLTIRVPNVRVHQEGVAALGGQATPLNFPEVYLALKQGVMDGQENPASQILDGKLYEVQKYLMLTEHIITNFVMGANEASFKRLSPDQQKIFVEAAKEAEAYNNELAFKEEKTAVEALAKNGMTVITPDKPAFIKVTEPVRLKYAKDFVEVYRRIQDTK
- a CDS encoding TRAP transporter small permease — encoded protein: MRRAFSALGRNCEDVLGAVCLVTIGLTVLVQIVSRYLLRDPVKWSDELGRVLLAWLTFLGASAVLRAGGHPRTAVVRDWFGPRGRRMFDRFAMLCWVVLLAYGTYYGFVLVSKLTTIKLVTLNASWAWWYAAFPIGTAFMLMRIVERVARGKGLDD
- a CDS encoding TRAP transporter large permease, whose protein sequence is METHAALLFGVFFLLVALSVPIGVSLGAAALVYLFVNQEAIISLAQRAVIGTNSFLLVAVPFFVLAGNLMNTGGITRRLFRFASALVGRLPGGLGHANVVANVIMAGMSGSAVADAAGLGTVQIPAMKEAGYDEDFSTGLTVAAATIGPIIPPSINMVVYAFLAEVSIGRMFLGGFVPGVFMAVSLMAIVYMYAVRRRYPKGPRMGIREIATASLEAVPALLTPVLLLGGMFIGVFTPTEAAVVASVYALLLGWLWYRSIDLRGFYAACVGSLRITATTMFIMAMASVFAWALAREQIPQAAAGFVFSITENKVLVLLMVNIVLLIAGCVLDAVSALIILMPILLPIQKQLGVDPIHYGVMVVFNITLGNITPPVGMCLYVGSAVAQISLDRVVRATLPFLVPLLIVLAIITYVPQTVLLLPNAVMGVGR
- a CDS encoding cyclase family protein, with the protein product MSRIVDLSYPIEPHWRHTFFNELIVHENFEYKEGDYGRYWHDAYIHINSHAFTHLDAPLHFTPGAKSLDQMPLETWAGRAVIVDLSYKKDDEGITAEDLEKQGQKIQRGDIAIMMTRFDERCSIKERRFWQHFPYMERSACEWLVGRGIKAYGVDFPPDYSTRYFVSEKPERAIPDQEEFTTHFAFLPREIGIIEYLCNLGALRRDVVQLYALPLKIIGLDGCPARVIAVED
- a CDS encoding alpha/beta hydrolase — protein: MMPAGEERKVEFYSSGLRLRGVLYLPAGADSRLPLPGVVLCNGFTTVKELYLPPLARALAAAGFAALAFDYRGFGESEGPAGRLIPTEEVEDARNAITFLQSQPEIDGARIGLFGTSFGGGIAIAAGAADRRARAIVSNVPVCHGERWLRGMRPYWDWVEFRRQLQADRMGRVLTGKSRMVDRAVIAPPDPAARRTHDRQPPRPQLLLESGEAIIEFKPEEIVERLSPRPLLMIVAADDTRVPPEVSLPTFERAKEPKSLTVLEGIEHHEVYEPPARDRLLGVLVPWLKTHLEARDPPDNSLAFHVGLASRPENP
- a CDS encoding VOC family protein, producing MPVRALLHYALEVPDQTVGEKFYRHFGLIDEPRRDSAVHLRPAPLKRECTLLYAGPKKRLHHLAFGAPGDDFEAVRESIRRAGVREVDPPPGAPEGGLWIRDPDGHAVNVRPEGRQEPPADPPPAVNTPGHIRRETVRGCPERTLPIAPRKLGHVLFFTPDLDRQIDFYSRVLGLKLSDRVKSFVAFLRCSTDHHNLAFLASRGPGFHHASFQVGSIDEIALGAARMRDAGWQQGWGLGRHVIGSNYFYYTRDPWGSFAEYYHDLDYIPEQCAWVPRDFPEEDSLYVWGPPPPPEFIENTELV
- a CDS encoding amino acid ABC transporter substrate-binding protein → MLPRVLVATLFGAVAAVLSVLLVGPGLAQGPIRIGASLSMTGTYAQPANFQREGYLLCEKELNGQGGLLGRKIQFVLYDDQSQPATAVRLYERLITEDKVDVVMGPYSSPVTEAVANVTEKYQKIMVSPLAATTSIFRKGRKYIVMVISPAEVYLEGLLDLAAKSGFRTVALLNEDTLFPKATVLGTVELARQKGLQVVFQEAYPKGNTEFSALLVKVKAAQPDVIGAATYFDDAVALTRQMKELDVNPKMFGVTVGGDLPRFGELLGKNAEFVYSASQWEPTLPHPGAREFSERYQKEYGHEPSYHSAAGYAGCLIFAEAVKRAGSLDTERVRKALLELRTTTVFGEYAVDADGFQTAHKMVTLQWQEGKRTVVWPESVAGAKARIPTPPWSRR